CGGCCACGCGCAGCGCGTTCGCGACGATGGTGAGTGTCGGATTCACCGCGCCGATCGAGGGGAAGAAGCTCGCGTCGGTGACATACAAATTGTCGAGTTCGTGCGCCTTGCAGTCGAGGTCGAGCACCGAGGTTTTCGGATCGGTGCCGAAGCGCGCGGTGCCGGCTTGGTGCGCGGTGCCGCCGATCGGGATGTCCTTGCCGAGGTAGCGGGTGCGCCGCAGCGTGTGCGGATGCGCGCCGATCGGCTCCAGCAGCGACTCGAGTTTCGCCTTCAACCGCAGGTGCGCTTCCATGTTGTTGTCGGTCTGGTCGACCACCACGCGCTCGCCGTCGT
The genomic region above belongs to Rhodanobacteraceae bacterium and contains:
- a CDS encoding Glucose-methanol-choline (GMC) oxidoreductase:NAD binding site, translating into MAITREPNDTVFQKTVAVSDFYFGADDWEFPLGLIQMTGKSHADTLRGEALPDWLTWLPEQPFEYIARHALDFWLSSEDLPRPENRIRYDGERVVVDQTDNNMEAHLRLKAKLESLLEPIGAHPHTLRRTRYLGKDIPIGGTAHQAGTARFGTDPKTSVLDLDCKAHELDNLYVTDASFFPSIGAVNPTLTIVANALRVADRIAERMQ